One genomic window of Vulpes vulpes isolate BD-2025 chromosome 11, VulVul3, whole genome shotgun sequence includes the following:
- the CLNS1A gene encoding methylosome subunit pICln isoform X1, whose amino-acid sequence MSFLKSFPPPGSAEGLRQQQPETEAVLNGKGLGTGTLYIAESRLSWLDGSGLGFSLEYPTISLHAVSRDLNAYPREHLYVMVNAKFGEESKESVAEEEEDSDDDVEPIAEFRFVPSDKSALEAMFTAMCECQALHPDPEDEDSDDYDGEEYDVEAHEQGQGDIPTFYTYEEGLSHLTAEGQATLERLEGMLSQSVSSQYNMAGVRTEDSIRDYEDGMEVDTTPTVAGQFEDADVDH is encoded by the exons ATGAGCTTCCTCAAAAGTTTCCCGCCGCCCGGCTCGGCCGAGGGGCTTCGGCAGCAGCAGCCCGAGACCGAGGCTGTGCTGAACGGCAAGGGCCTCGGCACCGGCACGCTCTACATCGCCGAGAG CCGCCTGTCTTGGTTAGATGGCTCTGGATTAGGATTCTCACTGGAATACCCCACCATTAGCTTGCATGCGGTGTCCAGGGACCTAAATGCCTATCCACGAGAGCATTTGTATGTTATGGTGAATGCTAAATTTGGAG AAGAATCAAAAGAATCTGTtgctgaagaagaagaagacagtgATGATGATGTTGAACCTATTGCTGAATTTAGATTTGTGCCTAGTGATAAATCAGCAT TGGAGGCAATGTTCACTGCAATGTGTGAATGCCAGGCTTTGCATCCTGATCCTGAGGATGAAGATTCAGATGATTACGATGGAGAAGAATATGATGTGGAAGCACATG aacAAGGGCAGGGGGACATCCCTACATTTTATACCTATGAAGAAGGATTATCCCATTTAACAGCAGAAGGCCAAGCCACCTTGGAGAGATTAGAAGGAATGCTTTCTCAGTCTGTGAGCAGCCAATATAACATGGCTGGAGTCCGGACAGAAGATTCAATCAGAGATTATGAAG atggGATGGAGGTAGACACTACACCAACAGTTGCTGGGCAGTTTGAGGATGCAGATGTTGATCACTGA
- the CLNS1A gene encoding methylosome subunit pICln isoform X2, with translation MSFLKSFPPPGSAEGLRQQQPETEAVLNGKGLGTGTLYIAESRLSWLDGSGLGFSLEYPTISLHAVSRDLNAYPREHLYVMVNAKFGEESKESVAEEEEDSDDDVEPIAEFRFVPSDKSALEAMFTAMCECQALHPDPEDEDSDDYDGEEYDVEAHAEGQATLERLEGMLSQSVSSQYNMAGVRTEDSIRDYEDGMEVDTTPTVAGQFEDADVDH, from the exons ATGAGCTTCCTCAAAAGTTTCCCGCCGCCCGGCTCGGCCGAGGGGCTTCGGCAGCAGCAGCCCGAGACCGAGGCTGTGCTGAACGGCAAGGGCCTCGGCACCGGCACGCTCTACATCGCCGAGAG CCGCCTGTCTTGGTTAGATGGCTCTGGATTAGGATTCTCACTGGAATACCCCACCATTAGCTTGCATGCGGTGTCCAGGGACCTAAATGCCTATCCACGAGAGCATTTGTATGTTATGGTGAATGCTAAATTTGGAG AAGAATCAAAAGAATCTGTtgctgaagaagaagaagacagtgATGATGATGTTGAACCTATTGCTGAATTTAGATTTGTGCCTAGTGATAAATCAGCAT TGGAGGCAATGTTCACTGCAATGTGTGAATGCCAGGCTTTGCATCCTGATCCTGAGGATGAAGATTCAGATGATTACGATGGAGAAGAATATGATGTGGAAGCACATG CAGAAGGCCAAGCCACCTTGGAGAGATTAGAAGGAATGCTTTCTCAGTCTGTGAGCAGCCAATATAACATGGCTGGAGTCCGGACAGAAGATTCAATCAGAGATTATGAAG atggGATGGAGGTAGACACTACACCAACAGTTGCTGGGCAGTTTGAGGATGCAGATGTTGATCACTGA